The Lacrimispora xylanolytica genome has a segment encoding these proteins:
- a CDS encoding glycoside hydrolase family 43 protein: MGNEKAMLAAKSTIAKSVGNSNPLIDHHLGADPYALTYNGRVYIYMSSDNYEYNSNGTIKDNSFANLKSIFVISSEDMVNWTDHGAIPVAGANGLNGGQGIAKWAGNSWAPAAAVKNINGKDKFFLYFANGGAGIGVLTADSPIGPWSDPLGRALVTTNTPGMPGVVWLFDPAVFIDNDGTGYLYCGGGIPGDPRPTQAQQANPKTARVLRLGGDMISVVGSASTIDAPFMFEDSGMHKYNGVYYYSYCINFSGTHPSDKPAGEIGYMTSKSPMGPFTYAGHFLKNPGVFFRSGGNNHHCVFQFKNQWYVVYHAQTVSQALYGSGKGYRSPHINKLIHNSDGSIREVAADYAGVAQLSNLNPYQRVEAETIGWNGGILTERCYASGGPSYNQNVTGINNGDWIGLGNVDFGSQGARSFKANVASTSGGKIEVRLDSTSGTLVGTLTVPNTGGAQNWREVETSISGATGVHKLFFVFTGNGSGDLFKFDYWKFS; this comes from the coding sequence ACTCATTGACCATCATTTGGGAGCTGATCCCTATGCACTGACTTACAACGGCAGGGTTTACATCTACATGTCCAGCGACAATTATGAGTACAACAGCAATGGTACGATTAAGGACAATAGCTTTGCAAATTTAAAGAGTATTTTTGTCATATCTTCTGAGGACATGGTAAACTGGACCGATCATGGAGCAATTCCTGTAGCTGGGGCAAACGGCTTAAATGGGGGACAAGGTATAGCGAAATGGGCAGGTAATTCCTGGGCACCTGCGGCGGCAGTAAAAAATATCAACGGTAAGGATAAGTTCTTCCTTTACTTTGCAAACGGAGGCGCTGGAATTGGTGTACTCACTGCAGACAGCCCCATCGGACCGTGGAGCGATCCTTTAGGCAGAGCTCTGGTAACAACCAACACACCTGGTATGCCTGGAGTTGTATGGCTGTTTGATCCTGCGGTATTCATTGACAACGATGGAACCGGATACTTATACTGCGGCGGCGGAATTCCTGGAGATCCAAGGCCAACACAGGCACAGCAGGCAAATCCCAAAACGGCCAGAGTGCTTCGTTTAGGCGGTGATATGATCAGCGTTGTGGGAAGTGCCTCTACCATTGATGCACCCTTTATGTTTGAAGATTCGGGAATGCATAAGTATAACGGGGTTTACTACTACTCCTACTGTATCAACTTCTCCGGCACTCACCCGTCAGACAAGCCTGCAGGTGAAATCGGATATATGACCAGCAAAAGCCCAATGGGACCATTTACCTACGCAGGCCATTTCCTGAAAAATCCGGGCGTATTCTTCCGGTCAGGAGGCAATAACCACCACTGCGTATTCCAGTTTAAGAACCAATGGTATGTGGTTTACCATGCACAGACTGTGAGCCAGGCCTTATACGGCTCTGGAAAAGGATACCGTTCCCCTCACATTAACAAGCTGATTCATAACAGCGATGGAAGCATTCGTGAGGTAGCAGCCGATTATGCTGGCGTGGCACAGCTTTCCAACTTAAACCCATATCAGAGGGTGGAAGCAGAGACCATTGGCTGGAACGGAGGAATTTTAACTGAACGATGCTATGCATCTGGCGGTCCTTCCTACAACCAGAACGTAACCGGAATTAATAACGGGGACTGGATTGGATTAGGAAACGTTGATTTTGGCTCCCAGGGAGCAAGAAGCTTTAAGGCCAATGTGGCCTCCACTTCCGGCGGCAAGATTGAAGTACGCCTTGACAGCACAAGCGGCACCCTTGTAGGAACCCTTACGGTGCCGAACACAGGCGGTGCACAAAACTGGAGAGAGGTAGAAACTTCCATAAGCGGTGCCACTGGTGTGCATAAATTATTCTTTGTATTTACGGGAAATGGAAGCGGAGACTTATTTAAGTTCGACTACTGGAAATTCTCGTAA
- a CDS encoding glycoside hydrolase 43 family protein produces the protein MSNQINEAEVKLAWQSDNGDGTYTNPILNADYPDIAAVRVGNDFYMVSSTFVSFPSIPIMHSKDLVNWEIIGYVTQDLNGTGKSYNLTDNFEDYGHGCWAPTIAYRNGVFYVGIYQAQGRFILCTATNPAGPYTKKVFDRGFHDPALFLDDDGTGYIISEANDVRISKLSGDYKSVVSSTVSTRIEGITGKYLVEGTHVIKKNGFYYIFRNSTPPESYTYCLRSRNIYGPYEMRILLDGPRIPGGSQIHQGGPIDTPTGEWWFYVFQDCNGVGRRDILVPMQWQNDWPVLGVPSTVKNVTIGGKSYPIGSVPITYKKPNVGASYPAVSIPTSDEFQSNTLGVQWQWNHYPDNSKWSLSERSGYLRLRAKTAKNLWRASNTLTQRVQGPDCQGTIELDTANMKDGDQAGLCLLNIPYGSIGVVKSGGVKRIVANINAKEDGQGTITSGPVVQSNIIYLRANANLLTDKATFSYSTNNVNFTQLGGQLNMPFDLGFFQGDKFGIYNFTTASSGGYVDVSWFRFDSLGKK, from the coding sequence ATGAGCAATCAAATTAATGAAGCAGAAGTGAAATTAGCATGGCAGTCAGATAATGGTGACGGTACGTATACCAATCCAATTTTAAACGCAGATTATCCTGACATCGCAGCGGTACGGGTGGGAAATGATTTTTATATGGTCAGTTCTACCTTTGTATCCTTTCCATCGATTCCTATCATGCACTCCAAGGATCTTGTGAACTGGGAAATCATTGGATACGTGACCCAGGATTTAAACGGAACCGGGAAATCCTACAATTTAACAGATAACTTTGAGGACTATGGTCATGGTTGCTGGGCGCCTACCATCGCTTATCGTAACGGTGTATTTTATGTGGGCATCTATCAGGCACAGGGCAGATTTATCCTGTGTACTGCTACCAATCCAGCCGGTCCTTATACCAAAAAAGTCTTTGACCGGGGCTTTCATGATCCGGCACTGTTTCTTGATGATGACGGAACGGGCTACATTATTTCAGAAGCAAACGATGTAAGAATCAGCAAGCTGAGCGGTGATTATAAGTCCGTGGTAAGCAGTACGGTCAGTACCCGGATTGAAGGGATCACCGGAAAGTATCTGGTGGAGGGAACCCATGTGATTAAGAAGAACGGGTTTTATTATATCTTCCGTAATTCCACACCACCTGAATCCTACACCTATTGCCTGCGCTCCAGAAATATTTATGGACCCTATGAGATGAGAATCCTTTTAGATGGACCAAGAATCCCAGGAGGAAGCCAGATCCATCAGGGCGGCCCTATTGATACCCCTACAGGTGAGTGGTGGTTCTACGTGTTCCAGGATTGCAACGGCGTTGGCCGGAGAGATATTTTAGTTCCCATGCAGTGGCAGAATGACTGGCCAGTCCTTGGCGTTCCGTCAACCGTAAAAAATGTAACCATAGGAGGAAAGAGCTATCCAATCGGCAGCGTGCCAATTACCTATAAAAAACCAAATGTAGGCGCTTCTTATCCAGCCGTATCCATTCCCACCAGTGATGAATTCCAATCCAATACACTGGGCGTACAGTGGCAGTGGAATCATTACCCGGATAACAGCAAATGGTCCTTAAGCGAACGCTCTGGTTATTTAAGGCTTCGTGCAAAGACGGCTAAGAATTTATGGAGGGCAAGCAACACCCTTACCCAGCGGGTCCAGGGACCTGACTGCCAGGGAACCATTGAGCTTGATACAGCCAATATGAAGGATGGAGATCAGGCAGGACTTTGTCTCCTTAATATCCCTTACGGTTCCATTGGCGTTGTAAAATCCGGGGGAGTGAAGCGGATCGTAGCCAATATTAATGCAAAAGAAGACGGACAGGGCACTATTACGAGTGGGCCAGTGGTGCAAAGTAATATCATTTATTTGAGGGCAAATGCCAACCTGCTTACAGACAAAGCGACCTTTTCTTACAGCACCAACAATGTGAACTTTACTCAGCTCGGGGGCCAGCTTAACATGCCCTTTGACCTTGGCTTTTTCCAGGGAGATAAGTTTGGTATCTACAATTTCACAACAGCCTCTTCCGGCGGTTATGTAGATGTCAGCTGGTTCCGTTTTGATAGCTTAGGCAAAAAATAA
- a CDS encoding glycoside hydrolase family 30 beta sandwich domain-containing protein, whose translation MDQKILDGQNVDRIGEENLKEDMLRTSLAAASSDAYINLSAQKQLIRGFGGMNHVAWIGDLTAAQRETAFGNGNNQLGFSVLRIFIDENKNNWSREVATAKKAIEKGAIVFASPWNPPSNMIETFTRNGVANQKRLRSNMYGAYAQHLNDFVTYMKNNGVNLYAISVQNEPDYAQEWTWWTPAEMLNFMKNYAGSINCKVIAPESFSYVKNMSDPILNDSAALANMDILGAHLYGTPVSNFPYSLFKQKGAGKELWMTEVYYPNSNANSADSWPEALEVSVHMHNAMVEAEFQTYVWWYIRRNYGPMKEDGTISKRGYNMAHFSKFVRPGYVRVDATKSPGSNLYVSAYKGGGKAVIVAINKNTSAVSQKFTIQNGNVGSIASWMTDGSRNLSYGSGYQVSGGSFTAQLPARSVTTFVAELK comes from the coding sequence ATGGATCAGAAAATTTTAGATGGACAGAATGTAGATAGAATCGGGGAAGAAAACTTAAAAGAGGATATGTTAAGAACAAGCCTGGCAGCAGCGTCAAGTGATGCCTATATCAATCTATCCGCACAAAAACAGCTCATCCGCGGCTTTGGCGGTATGAACCACGTGGCCTGGATCGGAGATTTAACCGCAGCACAGAGAGAGACTGCCTTTGGTAATGGCAATAATCAGCTTGGATTTTCCGTTTTAAGAATCTTTATTGATGAGAATAAGAACAACTGGAGCAGAGAAGTGGCAACCGCAAAGAAGGCGATTGAGAAAGGCGCCATTGTATTTGCTTCCCCATGGAATCCGCCTAGTAATATGATAGAGACCTTTACCAGAAACGGCGTAGCCAATCAGAAGCGGCTTCGCTCCAATATGTACGGTGCCTATGCTCAGCATTTAAATGACTTTGTAACTTATATGAAGAACAACGGAGTTAATCTGTATGCCATTTCTGTTCAGAATGAGCCGGATTATGCTCAGGAATGGACCTGGTGGACACCAGCTGAAATGCTTAATTTCATGAAGAATTATGCAGGAAGCATCAACTGCAAGGTCATTGCACCAGAATCATTTTCTTACGTAAAAAATATGTCAGACCCTATTTTAAACGATTCCGCAGCACTTGCCAACATGGATATCCTTGGAGCCCATCTGTATGGTACTCCAGTCAGCAATTTCCCTTATTCCCTGTTTAAGCAAAAGGGAGCTGGAAAGGAGCTTTGGATGACAGAAGTGTATTATCCAAATAGCAACGCTAATTCAGCCGATTCATGGCCGGAGGCCCTGGAGGTTTCCGTTCATATGCACAATGCCATGGTAGAAGCAGAATTCCAGACCTATGTCTGGTGGTATATCCGCAGAAACTATGGTCCTATGAAGGAAGACGGAACCATTAGTAAACGAGGCTATAACATGGCCCATTTCTCCAAATTCGTCAGACCAGGCTACGTGAGAGTAGATGCCACTAAGAGCCCAGGCAGCAACCTTTATGTATCTGCTTATAAGGGCGGTGGAAAAGCCGTTATCGTAGCAATCAATAAGAATACCTCTGCGGTCAGCCAGAAATTCACCATTCAGAACGGGAATGTAGGTTCCATTGCGTCCTGGATGACAGACGGAAGCAGAAATCTTTCTTACGGTTCCGGCTATCAGGTATCCGGCGGTTCCTTTACTGCCCAGCTTCCTGCAAGAAGTGTTACTACCTTTGTGGCTGAGTTAAAGTAA
- the allE gene encoding (S)-ureidoglycine aminohydrolase, producing the protein MSYLNGNTGYRKDILTTRSVIKKGNYAVLEPDGLVKNTIPGFTQCEITILASPLLGASFVDYLVNAAPGGGNRQGFGVSGEEIFFYVFEGTVKVWNEKEEAVVTGGGYIYCPEGTRLHFENTGDRAARCFLYKRLYQKIEGYEAHTVIGNINDVDWVPYEGMEDVLVKDFLPSATNLGFDMNFHILAFKPGACHGYIETHIQEHGAYIYSGEGMYVLDNDWIPVKKGDYLFMGAYCPQGAYGVGREDMFAYIYSKDCNRDVRL; encoded by the coding sequence ATGAGCTACTTAAATGGAAATACAGGATACCGGAAGGATATATTAACCACTCGCTCTGTCATCAAAAAAGGCAATTATGCAGTCCTCGAACCAGACGGACTTGTGAAAAATACCATTCCAGGCTTTACACAATGCGAGATTACCATTCTTGCTTCTCCACTTCTTGGGGCCTCCTTTGTGGATTATTTAGTAAATGCAGCGCCTGGTGGTGGAAACAGACAGGGATTTGGGGTTTCCGGGGAAGAAATCTTTTTCTATGTATTTGAGGGAACGGTCAAGGTATGGAATGAGAAAGAGGAAGCTGTGGTTACAGGCGGTGGCTATATCTACTGTCCGGAGGGAACCAGGTTGCATTTTGAAAATACAGGAGACAGGGCGGCCAGATGCTTCCTTTATAAACGGCTGTATCAGAAAATCGAGGGGTATGAGGCCCATACGGTAATCGGAAATATCAATGATGTGGACTGGGTTCCTTATGAAGGCATGGAGGATGTGCTGGTAAAGGATTTTCTTCCTTCGGCAACCAACTTAGGCTTTGACATGAACTTTCATATCCTTGCATTTAAGCCAGGAGCCTGTCACGGATACATTGAGACTCATATCCAGGAGCATGGAGCCTACATCTACTCTGGGGAAGGCATGTACGTCCTTGACAATGATTGGATTCCTGTTAAAAAGGGAGACTACCTGTTCATGGGCGCCTATTGTCCCCAGGGGGCATATGGAGTAGGACGGGAAGATATGTTTGCTTATATTTATTCTAAGGATTGTAATCGGGACGTAAGACTCTAG